A single Marinitoga aeolica DNA region contains:
- the purM gene encoding phosphoribosylformylglycinamidine cyclo-ligase translates to MDYKKSGVNIDEANKMISNIKEKLNDNADMYAGVFSLNEIIEDYENPLLVASTDGVGTKMVLLEERKRWDIVAQDLVGMVLNDLVCVGAKPLFFLDYYATGKLNSKDGAAFLNHLINTLEEVNCKLIGGETAELPGLLVSNRVDVAGFGVGIVEKAKVLGKNKVKEGDIIIGLKSNGIHSNGYSLVRSLLNEGTLKFSEKIIAPTKIMVNQTLAIKDYIHAAAHITGGGIAENLSRVIPDGLSAEIYVNWKFNDVFKEILNAGVSIKEAFRVFNMGIGMIYILDQNNLDKIKELLPEEEIIELGKIGSGDKKVRIYY, encoded by the coding sequence ATGGATTATAAAAAAAGTGGAGTAAATATAGACGAAGCAAATAAAATGATTTCAAATATCAAAGAAAAATTAAATGATAATGCTGACATGTATGCTGGAGTTTTTTCATTGAATGAGATCATCGAAGATTATGAAAATCCACTTTTAGTTGCCAGCACTGATGGTGTTGGAACAAAAATGGTTTTATTAGAAGAAAGAAAAAGATGGGATATTGTTGCACAAGATTTAGTAGGAATGGTTTTAAATGATTTAGTTTGTGTGGGAGCAAAACCGTTGTTTTTCTTAGATTATTATGCTACTGGAAAATTAAATAGCAAAGATGGAGCAGCATTTTTGAATCATTTAATAAACACATTGGAAGAAGTTAATTGCAAATTAATAGGAGGCGAAACTGCTGAGTTACCTGGACTTTTAGTAAGCAATAGAGTTGATGTAGCAGGATTTGGAGTTGGAATAGTTGAAAAAGCAAAAGTGCTTGGAAAAAATAAAGTAAAAGAAGGAGATATAATAATAGGATTAAAATCAAACGGGATACACTCGAATGGATATTCTTTGGTTAGAAGTTTGTTGAATGAAGGAACGTTAAAGTTTTCAGAAAAAATAATTGCCCCTACTAAAATAATGGTTAACCAAACACTTGCAATAAAAGATTATATTCATGCAGCTGCTCATATTACTGGTGGTGGAATAGCAGAGAATCTTTCGCGTGTAATACCAGATGGATTAAGTGCTGAAATCTATGTTAATTGGAAATTTAATGATGTATTTAAAGAAATATTAAATGCAGGTGTTTCTATAAAAGAGGCATTTAGAGTATTTAATATGGGTATAGGAATGATTTATATATTAGATCAAAATAATTTAGATAAAATAAAAGAATTATTACCAGAAGAAGAAATAATTGAATTGGGAAAAATAGGAAGTGGAGATAAAAAGGTAAGAATTTATTATTAG
- the purN gene encoding phosphoribosylglycinamide formyltransferase: MKKKLIVLASGNGSNFEAIVRKLRNRYEIKLISENRDAYALQRAIKLNIDYELINYKYFRERESYNKKLFEYLKKEEPDLIALAGYMKILPEYIVEYFSGRILNIHPSLLPAFKGLNAIKQAFEYGVKYTGVTVHYVNNELDGGKIITQEVVKIEPEDTLETLEEKIHKLEHRLYPKVIDKVIRRLTISI; encoded by the coding sequence ATGAAGAAAAAACTGATAGTTTTAGCATCTGGGAATGGGTCCAACTTTGAAGCAATAGTTAGAAAATTAAGAAATAGATATGAAATAAAATTAATAAGCGAAAATAGAGATGCATATGCTTTACAAAGAGCTATCAAATTAAACATAGATTATGAATTAATAAACTATAAATACTTTAGGGAGAGGGAGAGTTATAATAAAAAACTTTTTGAATATTTGAAGAAAGAAGAACCCGATTTAATAGCTTTGGCAGGCTATATGAAAATACTGCCAGAATATATAGTTGAATATTTTTCAGGAAGGATATTGAATATACATCCTTCCTTATTACCTGCTTTCAAAGGATTAAATGCTATTAAACAGGCATTTGAATATGGTGTAAAGTATACTGGAGTTACAGTACATTATGTAAATAATGAACTTGATGGTGGAAAAATAATTACTCAAGAAGTTGTAAAGATTGAGCCAGAAGATACATTAGAAACGTTAGAAGAAAAAATTCATAAATTAGAACATAGATTATATCCTAAAGTAATAGATAAAGTAATAAGAAGGCTTACAATATCAATATAA